In Hemiscyllium ocellatum isolate sHemOce1 chromosome 2, sHemOce1.pat.X.cur, whole genome shotgun sequence, the genomic stretch AACACCGGGCCCTTCTtattcagtgacagagacagtggaGTCAGCTAACTCCTCACCTGGTGAAACGTCTGTTGTTTCTGAAGAGACACCACCACAGCCTGGATCTTCATTGCTTGCAGCATCAATTAAAACTGATCCAGGCACAAATGAAGAGGGGTCTGTCCGTTCCATCGATGACTGCCTAATAGTTGGTTATGTAAAGCCTTTAGCTGAAAGAACTCCTGAACTAATCGAGCTAAGTTCAGACTCTGATGCTTCCATTCAAGCCACAAGCACTGAGGTTGCTGAACAGCCTGTACATATACGATTCCACAGCACCAGCAGTTTGTCTTCGTCAACTAGATCATCATCAACTAGATCATCCGTATCCAGGGAGCGATTGAAAAGAAAGAAGTTGAAACATAAAAAGAGCAACAAATCAAAAAGAGATAAGCACCACAGTCATAAGAAGAGTTCCCGTTCTCGGAGCAGTGCATCACGTTTGAGCAGGCACAGAGAAAGGACATTGAGCAGAGTTCAAGGCAGTTCAAAGGATCGATCCAGAATTCGATCACTTAGTAGAGATAAGCATGATCTTCGGAGGCCCGAGCAATCAAGCACCAGGGATAGAACCATGGTGACTTACTCTTACAGCAGAAGTGAACATCGAGCTAAAGACTGGAATAGAAGAGAGAGGGCCAGATCAGGTAGCAGAGAGCCCCGTGCTCATCAATCTCAAGATAGAAGGCGATCAAGGAACCGAGAGAGGGTGTCATTCACCAGAAGTCGGACGAGGTCAcagaacagtgactgtgctgttTACAGGCATAGAGCCAGGTCACGTTCTTGGAGCAGAGGTTATCCTGCtccgagagacagacagaggtcCAGAAGTCGGGAGAGGACGTACAGCTATATGAGGGAATAccaggagagaaacagagctttCTCCTATCAGTGGGAAAGATATAGTTATCACAGTAGAAGGAATGATGGCTATGAATCTGCAACTCGAGCCAGAACTCATCACAGAAAAGGGTCACCATGTTCAGATTATAGAATTCGATCCAGTTCCGAAAGTACAAGTTTCAGGAGTCCAAGTAGCCATAGAGACGATATCTATTACCAATATGGAAGTTATCGATCAAGAAGCCCATCTAGTACCCGATCTAGAACCACGTCTGGTAGGACCGATAAGATTAGGCAAGAGAAACCTGGGGGCAAACGGAAATATAAGACTCATTATTTggaaagtttctccagcaaagaGATGAAAAATGCAAGTTTGCAAGTTGCTAATTTATCATCAGAAATTCATATGCTGCCCCGACAGGGGGGTAGCTCCCCTGGCCCTCTTTCACAGTGTAGCAGTAACTCGAAGAGTAGTTCAGTGTTACTTGAGAGTACACGAGGCAGCGAACCAAAGTTCAAAAAACATAAGGAGAAAAAAAGAAGCACAAGTGTGGAAATAGTGTACGAGGGAAAGGTAACAGATGCAAGTCGGCACCataagaggaaaaagaaaagaaacaaaaagaaacagaaaagggAAAAGAGCAGCGAGCAGACTGATACCGAACATCATTCACCCCTTGTCATAACCATTGAAAGTGATAGTGACGTGATTGTTTCAAGTATGGAAGATGGTAATAGCACTTACGTCACAACTACTAACCTTCTCACAGGTAACAGTTTTGAACTTGACGAGAAACATGTTCTCAGGACAATGGAATCTCCCGACACACCTCCAAACATTTTCTTGAATCGCACAAACACAGACTCTTTGGATGTGTGCAGAGTCTCCCCAGATTCTGATCATAGTCCACCAAATCCACATCAACAGACTAACCTTGACCAAGAAGATGTCAATCCAGTGACTGATACTGACAGTCATCAGAATTTCAAAGGGGAAGAACGAGACTATGATCAACATTGCTCTTCACCAAGTAGAACCCTTCCTAAAAACTCTTCAGACAGACCACCTTTGATACTGAAAATTCCAAAGAGATTCATTAATGGCACCAACTTATTTAACCGTCCGACGGAAAATGCTTGAAAATTGTTTCTCAGCTCTAAGTTGGTTTGAAAAATTCCTGGTCTCCATTCCCCAAACCTCCGCCCCCGCCCCCATCCAACAACCATTACCACTTCCCCTCCACCCAGGGAATATTATCAGATTCTTTCAGTAGCTCCAAGAGGATCATCAAGGTGGCTTCCTACATACAAATTTTTGTTTTTCAAGAAGAACTTCGTGACAAGACCAGTAACAGTGGACAAATCAATCGTGTTTGTAGATGTTGCTTAACAATACCGTGAAAATGTAGATTCCTATACTGGATCTATCCGTTGGAAATTTTATAAATATGATGTATTAAGGTGGGATTTGACAAGTTGTGTGGGTTTATCTGTTCAAATACATCAGCGATTCCTTTTCATCTGACTTTATCATTGCCAAAAATACAGCACATAAACTTGCGTTTTACTGTTCTAGGTTGTCATGAATCACATAATACATGGAAGGGAAGACTCGGAGAGATTAAAGAAACTTGCACTTCTGTAAATAATTTTACTTGAATGTTCTAAAACAGTTGCCAAATATATAGATCAAAATTGGCAATTGGGTTGgcaataattttttaaaagttcattttgAGAACAGGTTTGAACAAATGTTTAGTTTTCTTTTTGCTGAAGCTTGTGCTCATCCCAACGAGGACTATTTCCTCGGGAAATGAAATACTTTCATGCTCCCTTGGTGGCACTTTTGGATAAAAGGCCTTTTGCTGCACTAACAATTACAAATCGATGTGCTAACAGTTGTGTTCCTTGCCCTTAGGAGCTGGTTTCTCCCACTTTTTACACAGGATATCAATTTCCATTAACATTCTATCACCCTGATTGAAACTTTCAGCAAACTAGAATGATGTCATGTGATAGTAGAAGGAGGGCTGTCAGTTTAAGGCAATTCTAACCTTTTCTACTTCCAGGTCAATGTTCTTGATAATTCAGTTAGAATAGTGCATTTTCAAAACATTGTGCACACTTACTATATTCTCAATGTCCTGTAATTTGCAGGAAATGTATTTTtatgtttgagtttttttgagagtGTGTTGTGAATTGTTGTAAAGAGGCTGTTAGATAAACCTACCTGCAGTATAGTTAAAATGTTCAGTTTGTCTGTCTTTATCAAATGATGCATCCCTACAGGGGAGCCACAATTTCTGAACATCAGGCTAACGAACACGATCCCATACATGATTCTAAAATTTAAAGACCTGGCAAACAAACATTTCCTGAATTTGGAATAGCTGCTTTCCACTGTCCCAAATTGTGCTCCAGCTTTCCAGAACGGAACACTTTGCAACTCCAGGACTGCCTGTACTTTTAAGTGATTGCCTGTGTTTTTCCTTACATTATAGCAGTGACTGCATTTTTAAAAGTGACTTGCCTACCTGAATTGACCTTGCACAGAGATGGCACATATGTGAGCTCTGAATGGCAGCCTCTGTGCTTGTCACCATTCTAAATGTACTTTGGCTGTGGAGCACTTTGGGAGATCTTGGGTCATGTCAAGTTTTACTGGAACGCAGTTCTTAGTTTCATTCCCATGTGAATTCATCGGGATAGGCCTCATAGAAGATAATGAGTAAAAGTCTATAGTCCATTATTGTCGGATGACCTATCCTGAAATGTACTAAATATCCTTATATTGAGAAAAATAACAAGCCGCCACACCACCACATCACTAGATTTAGTGAGTTGAATCACCACCAGTCTGTAAGATTGTCAGACGAGGACTTGACTTCCAGCAAGTCCTTTGCGTTTTTAGCTACAAATCAGTgtagtcacatggtgtgcagggtgttctagctaggtggataaagaactggttgagcaacaggagacagagtagtcaTTGAAGTgcgtttctcaaaatggagaaaggtgaccagtggttttccacagggatcagtgctggcatcactgttatttgtgatatacataaatgatctggaagagggcattggtaATCTCATCAGTAAGTTGCAGATgaacaaagattggtggagtagcagaaaggaTAGGGGactatcaaagaatacaggagaatatagataaactggagaattgggcagagaagtggcagatgaaattcaatccgggcaaattagacctttggaaggtctaattctagagcgaactatactgtaaacagaagagccttgggaatggttgatgagcagagagatctgggagttcaggtccattgtaccctgaaggtagctgcacaggtggatagagtggtcaagaaggcatatggtatgcttgcctttggatggggtattgagtataagagctagcaggtcttgctaacattgtacaagactttggttcggctccatttagaatactgtgtacaattctggttgccacattaccaaaataaTGTGgtcgctttggagagggtgcagagaaggtttatgaggatattgcctgttatggaaggtgctagctaagaagagaggctgagtgggttaggattgttttaattagaaaaaagattgaggggggacctgattgaggtctacaaaatcacgaagggtatagacagggtggatagagataagcattttcccagggtgaggaattcaataacgagaggtcatgcgttcaaagtgagaggagaaatatttaagggagatacatggggaaaatactttacacagaaggtggtaggtgcctggatcacattgccagcagaagtagtagaGATAGGCACTGTAGATTCATTTTAAGGTGCATCTGAGCAGaggcatgagtaggtggggagcagagggatacagatccttaggaattgggtgataggtttagacagtggctTTGGATTGGCacaggttggggagggggggcgtgaagggcctgttcctgggctgtaaatcttctttgttctttgtacgcTCGAGTATTGAACAATGTAAGAAAGTTCTTAAACAATCACTGGGTGTGATTGTAACAGACAAGCACTCCAGTAATCCTGATAAAAACTCAATATGGAGTGGATGAGAAAATAGTAGATTTTTAAGTGAAAATTAGAAAGAACATGACagagaaggaataaaaggatgtgAGGAGTTGAGGTGAGCAACGGGGAAAGGGACTCATGTGGAGTATAAACACTGGCATGACCCATTTGAGTCAGCCTATTTCTCTGCTGGAACTGGAGCACTGGCACTTTGAAGAAAGCTTAGGACTACAGAAGGGACATTGATGGCATCTGCATGCAAATCTGAATAACATGGAGAAATCTCATCTGTGAGATTTGCCTCAAAATGCAGATAGGTAGTAGCTGCAAAATAATATTCTCTGATATGCTTTTTGTTTTGGAGTAACACGCAATGTACGACTCCCAACATGTCATGTATGTTATTCCTCTACCTGAGTCTCCTCCCACTATATTTATTTCATCCCACCTTATCAACACGACTTTCAAAATCGCCATCATGTTTT encodes the following:
- the LOC132824749 gene encoding E3 ubiquitin-protein ligase Topors-like isoform X1, producing MASATEDLKMENQFSPDPESSKIPHGVRADASPDAKCPICLDRFDNMSYIDRCFHKFCFRCIQEWSRNKAECPLCKQPFNSIFHSVRTENDFQEYVLKATENGSFASPGGQRFRYRTTLTRERRSTRQPRRSPVLPELPDNGVVFEGFGRQPRMYQGQSLRRMMQRMSARRRAQSEGRSTRQVQEQEMIRFRRELYRSGLRVRNVQDGGRYRDISAEFFRRNAACLHRLMPWLKRELCVLFGSHGSVVNIVQHIIMSNIVRYDMESEAFQEELRPFLLSRTDHFLHEFISFARAPFNMESYDQRANYDCPAPSYEEESDSDLSVITISPDTAQAQEEDRPTPNPSELALGLSQATWDDETPGPSYSVTETVESANSSPGETSVVSEETPPQPGSSLLAASIKTDPGTNEEGSVRSIDDCLIVGYVKPLAERTPELIELSSDSDASIQATSTEVAEQPVHIRFHSTSSLSSSTRSSSTRSSVSRERLKRKKLKHKKSNKSKRDKHHSHKKSSRSRSSASRLSRHRERTLSRVQGSSKDRSRIRSLSRDKHDLRRPEQSSTRDRTMVTYSYSRSEHRAKDWNRRERARSGSREPRAHQSQDRRRSRNRERVSFTRSRTRSQNSDCAVYRHRARSRSWSRGYPAPRDRQRSRSRERTYSYMREYQERNRAFSYQWERYSYHSRRNDGYESATRARTHHRKGSPCSDYRIRSSSESTSFRSPSSHRDDIYYQYGSYRSRSPSSTRSRTTSGRTDKIRQEKPGGKRKYKTHYLESFSSKEMKNASLQVANLSSEIHMLPRQGGSSPGPLSQCSSNSKSSSVLLESTRGSEPKFKKHKEKKRSTSVEIVYEGKVTDASRHHKRKKKRNKKKQKREKSSEQTDTEHHSPLVITIESDSDVIVSSMEDGNSTYVTTTNLLTGNSFELDEKHVLRTMESPDTPPNIFLNRTNTDSLDVCRVSPDSDHSPPNPHQQTNLDQEDVNPVTDTDSHQNFKGEERDYDQHCSSPSRTLPKNSSDRPPLILKIPKRFINGTNLFNRPTENA